A stretch of DNA from Drosophila virilis strain 15010-1051.87 chromosome 5, Dvir_AGI_RSII-ME, whole genome shotgun sequence:
GAGTAGAGCATCCATGTATTTTGTAGCATTAATTAGCCATAGTTTTGTACACCCTAATGCGGCGATCTCAAGCCACAACTACTTGCTCGTTTCCACTGaggcttacacacacacacacaaaaacatgcgcacacacatgcacaaagcACACCCACGTAatgtgtgcatacatacacttgcatgcGCCCTTTGCGTGCTCTCTTTGGCTTGTGGCTCTCTGTGTTGGCGACGAAGCCGGCAAATAGCGGTTCTCTTGTCAGAATTAAGAGTCAatagagaaacaaaaaacaaaaaaaaacgcgccGCTGCGGTAAATAAAAGCGGGCCGCATCTCCCACTTATGCTCATTAAGCAGCGAACTCTTGCTTTGACCAGACCTAAACTCAGACCTTTGACCGAAACGGCAAATAGTGTGCAGCAAATTGCTTGTAACAAAACAAACCACACgctaaattataaacaaaagtgtgAACGATACACAAGTAACAAGTGCGAAATAAACGAATAAACATTTCTCAAAAAGTACAAGTACGCATATCGAAAATGAAGCCAACCAAAAATTCAACACTGGAAGTCATCTCGCCCAAGGTGCACGTGGACGATAAGTTTATTGAGACGGACTACGAATACCAAACGTCGCATGTGAATCGCACTGCCTCGGGCACACTGCAGGTGAGTCGCCGGCCTGGACAAACCTCCATTCCGCCAAATCAGACCTGTTATTGATTTAAGCCGAAAGCGAACTCTTCCAAAAATGGAATGCAACAGTTGCATAAGAACTGAAAGAGCTTAAGGGAAATGTTGACTAGCTGAGAAGGATGAGGCGGTTCAGGGTCAATTTAAGTAGTTGGAAAAGTCTTGAATGAAACtaaattttcaaaagtaaAGCGTAAAGCAATATACCCTGCCCTGGAGCAAGACGGGCCTGCACGAAATTTTTGGGTGCTATTGAGGTTAGAGGCTCCAAGCTTTCAATACATCAttaagtatgtgtatatattcctgatcagtaTCATCTACGCAGTTGATATAGCCAGGATCTTATGTTAGAGGCAGTTCCCATATCAGATCGgagttttaatatattatagcAAAGGTCAGTCGGAAATAAAGTATTTCTCAGCTTTATGGCTAGGGGGCGATGTCAAGCTTCAACATATTGGAGATTTTCGTACATTATATCTGCCAGCGAATATTATTTTAGTAGAGCACACCTTCACACTGAAATTGTGGCAACCAGACGCAGATGTTCTCGAAATTTCTCCGGCTCTGGGATATTTATGGAAACACttgcattaattaaatggAGCACTTGCTAGCCCGGCGATTGTTCGGAAAACTTTCCATTGATTCAGCAGTCCGAACAGAGTTTTACGCTTATTCATATAATGAACAAATACGGTATTGTTAACGAATGATAATGGGCCAATGTTGACATGGACACAGGCCCACAAATCGTACAGTCAGAAATTCGTGTGGGTGCTGGACTCAATTTATTGATTCTCGCACATTTTCTAAAACAGCTGATAGAGCAAAGTCGAATGTTGATAACTGCCCATTcgcattcccattcccattcccaatCCCATTCCCGACTTTGGTGGCGTGTTTGGCTCCGGCAATGCGCAGGCGCCTAACACACTTGAGTCTTATGTGAAATAAAGTCCAACTATTATCGTGTTTGGATTGTGAACATGATTTGATATGTTACCTTATCGgctaagtatataaatacacaaaccGGGCtcgaaagaaaacaaagtgTTGTTTAACTTTGCTCGAACGCCATCTCGGGCCACACGCTGGGTCCAACTGCGACCAGGAACAGACACTTGCCGCACTCTTCTTGCTCAAGGTCAATGTCAATAAGGCAAAGAGCGGTTAATGCTAGAGCGAGAGCTTTGCGCTCTTACAAGTCCAGACGCTAAGAGAAAATCCATTTAGCACATCAAATCAAACtatgaatattaatttttatacccttttcTCATTGAGATATGTAAAATGTCAGAGCTTATTTATGACGCCATATCGATATCGTCTCTAATTTATATCGATAAATGTTGATGTGCCCAATTGATTACGTCGATAAGTATCGAATATTGAAATACAGTTATAGTGCTTTGGCATGTACACCATTAATTAGGcttgaaaattttataaatataggGTTCTTAGCACAGAGTAAAGAGTATCTGCCAGTCGGGCATGctcgactagagcactcttaccTGTTTTTCTCACCATACTGCTACTTTTTCCTTTCTGTGGCTCGAATAAGGCTTCATCATGTTTATCTGTGTCCAGTGTGATGAAATTCTGAAATGTGTCTATTAATAAGCCGGCCGGCAAATGCGCAACAACAAGTGTGTTGTGGCACAACGcgcttataaattatttatacgACTTATTCGATTATCGTTATacattatacatacatatttataaacactTGGCTGCTAACGAACACGCGTCGGCAGCACTGCCAAGAATCAGGTGCCAACTGGAGTCAAACATGAAAAACACACCGACGATTCAATACACTTTCCGAGCCGCTGGCGGGTAAAACAAGTCATAGTTCGAAAATTCTTAGTGATATATTACCATAATTCTGTAATATGCACCATTATTTTGTATCTGATACATACAAAGCACATTTTCATACCATAtactataattatttatttgtttacaacAAGTTTTCTAATAGGGCATACAGATTGGGTTAGTCATTGAGAgaagttaataaaaatcacGCGTTCGCAAAAGTTGATTAGCAATTTTACGTTTCCCTAATCAAGCCACGTCTGGCTTATTGGCCCGATAGGGTTGCTGGCCAAAACAAGTGCTATTTTGGTTTAGTTCTTGGTATAGGCCAGGAATTAATTACTGATATCATCGTACCACTTGTTACTTGCAGGTGCACCCGAAGACAACGGCGATAAAGATCCGCACAGCTCGTCATGTGCCCAAGCTGGGTGTCATGCTGGTGGGCTGGGGCGGCAACAACGGCTCGACGCTAACGGCCGCCTTGGAGGCGAATCGCCAGCAGATGCAATGGCGCCGCAAGGAGGGCATGCAGCGCGCCAATTGGTATGGTTCCATCACCCAAGCTTCAACGGTCTACATTGGCTCGGACGAGACCGGTAAGGATGTGTTTTTGCCCATGAAAGAGCTGTTGCCAATGGTGGAGCCAGCCGATATTGTTTTGGATGGCTGGGACATCAGTGGCCATCACTTGGGCGATGCGATGCGACGTGCCGAGGTATTGGATGTGGCCCTGCAGGATCAGCTATATGACTATCTTTCGGCAATGAAGCCGCGACCGTCCATCTACGATCCAGATTTTATTGCTGCCAATCAGTTAGATCGTGCTGATAATCTCATCAAGGGCACCAGGCTGGAGCAGTACGAACAGGTGCGTCGAGATATACGGGACTTCAAGAAGCGCAGCGGCGTCGATACTGTCGTTGTCCTCTGGACAGCAAATACAGAACGCTTCAGCATTGTGCAGCCGGGTCTGAATACCACCAGTCAGGAGCTGCAGGCATCTCTTAAGGCCAACAAGTCTGAGATCTCGCCCTCTACCATCTTTGCCATGGCCAGCATAGCCGAAGGCGTAAGTAACTATTATCCCTTTAGTGTTTAGCTTAACTAACTGGAATTCTGATCTTTCGTAGTGCACGTACATTAACGGCTCGCCGCAGAACACATTTGTGCCCGGTCTGCTGGAGCTGGCCGAGGAGAAGCAGGTCTTCATTGCCGGCGATGATTTTAAGTCGGGCCAAACAAAGATTAAATCCGTTTTGGTTGACTTCTTGGTGGGAGCCGGCATTAAGCCAGTCTCCATTGTCAGCTATAACCATCTGGGCAACAACGATGGCAAGAATCTCTCTGCTCCCAAGCAGTTCCGCTCCAAGGAGGTATGTTTGAGCTATACCTGGCAACAGAACGGTTAATTTATTCCTGATGACTTCTATAGATCTCCAAGAGCAATGTGGTTGATGATATGGTCGCCTCGAACAGCGTGCTTTATAAGCCCAACGAACATCCCGATCATGTGGTGGTCATCAAGTATGTACCCTATGTGGGCGACAGCAAGCGGGCCATGGACGAGTACACTTCCGAGATCATGATGGGCGGCCACAACACTTTGGTTATACACAATACTTGCGAAGATTCCCTTCTGGCCACACCACTTATACTGGATTTGGTCATTCTGGCTGAGCTAAGTGCACGCATACAATTACGCAGCGCTGAGAAGGAGAAGGCTCCTTGGGTGCCCTTCAAGCCGGTGCTGTCACTGCTCAGCTATCTCACCAAGGCGCCTTTGGTGCCCAGCGGAGCACAGGTGGTCAACTCGCTCTTCAGCCAGCGTGCTGCCATTGAGAACATCTTGCGCGGTTGCATTGGGCTGCCGCCCATATCGCATCTGTCTTTGGAGCAACGGGTACGAAATATCGTCATGTTAATAGGCTTTGTCGCTAATCTGGGCTTTTTTCATTGCAGTTTGATTTTGCCACCATTACAAATGAGCCACCACTTAAGAAGGCTAAGATTCTAGGACATCCCTGCGGTGTGGAGTCCAATACCAAGCTGCACGCCCATGGACACAGCAACGGCACCAAGCTGGCCGCCAATGGAAACGGTTATGGCGGACTTTAAGCTGCAGGCATCTGTCTGCCGGATGCTGCTAATATAACACATATATATCAGcatatgaatgtatatattaatatatatacgcgTAAACATGTGTACTTTCTAAATTACAAACTAGTTGTAAGCTATCAGTATCAAATAAACTTCAAAACACCTACAACGCAAGCTTACAGTTTTATTATCGAAACAGCTTGAAAGACATTGGTTATATCGGATATTTTTAAGTACATCAAATGAGCTTTGGATGACATAATCTGACATCCTTTCTGGGTCATAATAACATAGCTTCCTTAGAAAAAACGAGTACAAGGTTTTTCAAATCAAACCAACCATATAGTCAGCTTCcatgataatgatgataatgataatttaTAGAAATTGGCCGCGCATCTGAATAATGCCTTTAAGAGTATTCCATATTTGCCATTTTGGAAGACTACGTATGCTTCCCGCTCCTCGTTTCGACCATATGGTGCTTTTTGTAGAACTAATTTTAGAGCCAAACGGAATTGCACGGGTCGTAATTGACGTAGTCGACGATGACTCGGATGCTGCAGGTTGgagattttcaaatattatacatttttgataaataattaaatactttgctTACATCCTGTAATCATTGAACACGGGTAATacgggtatattggttttgttaACGGACAGAACATCCCAAAAAGCGACATCCTACGATATTTATATTCTCAGCTCGCATTGTCAGAAAAGTCGTTGGAGATTTCAAATTTGATAGGTTGGTTCTTCGATGACTTCAAATTATCGATAGTTTACCACTGCAACGATAACAACCTTCTATTGTTTGAGCATGGATTATAAGAGCTGTAGAAATTGTTACGATATACGAAACGCTCTACGATCTTTAATATCATACCATGATTTGTGCAACCAGCCTAAAAGTGTGCTAAAGGTAGTATGAATATGCGGTTGGTTGTTTTCAAACaatctacagggtatcttacGGTCGACTCTTATCTAATTGATCTTCAGTTTTGAAATATTTCGCGCTCATTTGGCAAAACAAATGcatgttatttttaaataccGAACAATGAATAACCTAATagttattttaattcaatttcttgATAGACAGatgtatgcataaataatccgattttgtttacaatttccCGGCTAAAAAAGTGTAGCGTGTTTTTTTGGGTGCCAGGCCGGGCTATTTTTCAAGTGCATGCTAATGTTCGTTGCGGACCGGGCCAAGCTTCCGTTAGGACAAACTCTTATACTAAATACGTATACTCTtatacaaatgcacacacaattAACAGCTGACCGATACCtcatgtttaattttttttctattcccGACCTACAATTGTCGCTTATCAGTTTAAGAAATggttggggggggggggggggcaagctttcaattgattttcaaatttcagtCTATTTTCGTAAGTGTGGCATTCCAATTGCATTATCATAgtgcaaacaaaatgaattagCTCGTGCTCTTTGTGTA
This window harbors:
- the Inos gene encoding inositol-3-phosphate synthase encodes the protein MKPTKNSTLEVISPKVHVDDKFIETDYEYQTSHVNRTASGTLQVHPKTTAIKIRTARHVPKLGVMLVGWGGNNGSTLTAALEANRQQMQWRRKEGMQRANWYGSITQASTVYIGSDETGKDVFLPMKELLPMVEPADIVLDGWDISGHHLGDAMRRAEVLDVALQDQLYDYLSAMKPRPSIYDPDFIAANQLDRADNLIKGTRLEQYEQVRRDIRDFKKRSGVDTVVVLWTANTERFSIVQPGLNTTSQELQASLKANKSEISPSTIFAMASIAEGCTYINGSPQNTFVPGLLELAEEKQVFIAGDDFKSGQTKIKSVLVDFLVGAGIKPVSIVSYNHLGNNDGKNLSAPKQFRSKEISKSNVVDDMVASNSVLYKPNEHPDHVVVIKYVPYVGDSKRAMDEYTSEIMMGGHNTLVIHNTCEDSLLATPLILDLVILAELSARIQLRSAEKEKAPWVPFKPVLSLLSYLTKAPLVPSGAQVVNSLFSQRAAIENILRGCIGLPPISHLSLEQRFDFATITNEPPLKKAKILGHPCGVESNTKLHAHGHSNGTKLAANGNGYGGL